One genomic window of Nicotiana sylvestris chromosome 10, ASM39365v2, whole genome shotgun sequence includes the following:
- the LOC104247407 gene encoding uncharacterized protein isoform X2 → MMGSGLQFNRSFNGEDRFYSAGKFRRNVNRSFSTGSEDNLRRAKSDVAVIHSPTKPKMKVAADESPDEPVSAVPPTDVLPPPLCNLQRFLKSVSPSVPAQYLSKTTMRGWRTCDVEFQPYFVLGDLWESFREWSAYGAGVPLVLNEGDSVVQYYVPYLSGIQLYGDSTKASTKTRRPGEESDSDYFRDSSSDGSSDSEHERRCLNYTREQRMYHSQTSESSLSIDRLSLRDRNATFQEGFSSDEGESGSSQGALLFEYLEHGQPYGREPLADKISDLAQRFPELKTMRSCDLLPSSWISVAWYPIYRIPTGPTLKALDACFLTFHSLHTPMTGSQSAHPAAVTCPSDTDPVPKIPLPAFGLASYKFKASLWTPNGGSGRQLMSSLLQSAENWLTLLQVNHPDFSFFCQR, encoded by the exons ATGATGGGGAGTGGATTACAGTTTAATCGGAGTTTTAACGGTGAAGATCGGTTTTATAGTGCGGGGAAGTTTCGCCGGAATGTTAATCGGAGTTTTTCTACCGGCAGTGAGGATAATCTCCGGCGAGCTAAGAGTGATGTCGCCGTTATTCATTCCCCGACGAAGCCGAAAATGAAAGTTGCCGCCGATGAGTCGCCTGATGAGCCGGTATCTGCCGTGCCGCCGACGGATGTTCTGCCCCCGCCGCTTTGTAATCTTCAGCGGTTTTTGAAATCTGTTTCTCCTTCAGTACCTGCTCAATATCTATCTAAG ACAACTATGAGGGGTTGGAGGACGTGTGATGTGGAGTTTCAGCCATACTTTGTTCTTGGTGACTTATGGGAGTCTTTTAGAGAATGGAGTGCATATGGAGCTGGAGTTCCATTGGTGTTGAATGAAGGTGATAGTGTAGTTCAGTACTATGTGCCCTATTTGTCAGGTATTCAGTTGTATGGTGACTCGACAAAGGCTTCAACAAAAACAAG GCGACCAGGTGAGGAAAGTGATAGTGACTATTTCCGGGATTCTAGTAGTGATGGAAGCAGTGACTCTGAACATGAGAGACGTTGCTTGAATTATACAAGGGAGCAGCGGATGTATCATAGCCAAACAAGTGAAAGCTCCCTTAGTATTGACCGGTTATCATTAAGAGACAGGAATGCTACCTTCCAAGAAGGATTTTCAAGCGATGAGGGTGAATCTGGGTCTTCTCAGGGTGCCTTGTTGTTTGAGTATCTTGAGCATGGTCAGCCTTACGGTCGTGAACCTTTGGCAGATAAG ATATCTGATCTTGCTCAACGTTTTCCGGAATTAAAAACAATGAGAAGTTGTGATCTCCTTCCTTCCAGTTGGATCTCTGTAGCCTg GTATCCAATTTACCGGATACCTACTGGACCAACTTTAAAAGCTTTGGACGCTTGTTTTCTGACCTTTCATTCTCTTCATACACCCATGACAG GAAGTCAAAGTGCTCATCCTGCGGCGGTAACATGTCCGAGTGATACGGATCCGGTCCCTAAGATTCCATTGCCTGCTTTTGGCCTTGCTTCATACAAGTTTAAAGCCTCACTTTGGACCCCAAATGGAGGATCTGGAAGACAGTTAATGAGCTCGCTTTTGCAGTCTGCTGAAAACTGGCTAACGCTGCTTCAGGTCAATCACCcagatttcagtttcttctgCCAAAGGTGA
- the LOC104247407 gene encoding uncharacterized protein isoform X1: MMGSGLQFNRSFNGEDRFYSAGKFRRNVNRSFSTGSEDNLRRAKSDVAVIHSPTKPKMKVAADESPDEPVSAVPPTDVLPPPLCNLQRFLKSVSPSVPAQYLSKTTMRGWRTCDVEFQPYFVLGDLWESFREWSAYGAGVPLVLNEGDSVVQYYVPYLSGIQLYGDSTKASTKTSRRPGEESDSDYFRDSSSDGSSDSEHERRCLNYTREQRMYHSQTSESSLSIDRLSLRDRNATFQEGFSSDEGESGSSQGALLFEYLEHGQPYGREPLADKISDLAQRFPELKTMRSCDLLPSSWISVAWYPIYRIPTGPTLKALDACFLTFHSLHTPMTGSQSAHPAAVTCPSDTDPVPKIPLPAFGLASYKFKASLWTPNGGSGRQLMSSLLQSAENWLTLLQVNHPDFSFFCQR; encoded by the exons ATGATGGGGAGTGGATTACAGTTTAATCGGAGTTTTAACGGTGAAGATCGGTTTTATAGTGCGGGGAAGTTTCGCCGGAATGTTAATCGGAGTTTTTCTACCGGCAGTGAGGATAATCTCCGGCGAGCTAAGAGTGATGTCGCCGTTATTCATTCCCCGACGAAGCCGAAAATGAAAGTTGCCGCCGATGAGTCGCCTGATGAGCCGGTATCTGCCGTGCCGCCGACGGATGTTCTGCCCCCGCCGCTTTGTAATCTTCAGCGGTTTTTGAAATCTGTTTCTCCTTCAGTACCTGCTCAATATCTATCTAAG ACAACTATGAGGGGTTGGAGGACGTGTGATGTGGAGTTTCAGCCATACTTTGTTCTTGGTGACTTATGGGAGTCTTTTAGAGAATGGAGTGCATATGGAGCTGGAGTTCCATTGGTGTTGAATGAAGGTGATAGTGTAGTTCAGTACTATGTGCCCTATTTGTCAGGTATTCAGTTGTATGGTGACTCGACAAAGGCTTCAACAAAAACAAG TAGGCGACCAGGTGAGGAAAGTGATAGTGACTATTTCCGGGATTCTAGTAGTGATGGAAGCAGTGACTCTGAACATGAGAGACGTTGCTTGAATTATACAAGGGAGCAGCGGATGTATCATAGCCAAACAAGTGAAAGCTCCCTTAGTATTGACCGGTTATCATTAAGAGACAGGAATGCTACCTTCCAAGAAGGATTTTCAAGCGATGAGGGTGAATCTGGGTCTTCTCAGGGTGCCTTGTTGTTTGAGTATCTTGAGCATGGTCAGCCTTACGGTCGTGAACCTTTGGCAGATAAG ATATCTGATCTTGCTCAACGTTTTCCGGAATTAAAAACAATGAGAAGTTGTGATCTCCTTCCTTCCAGTTGGATCTCTGTAGCCTg GTATCCAATTTACCGGATACCTACTGGACCAACTTTAAAAGCTTTGGACGCTTGTTTTCTGACCTTTCATTCTCTTCATACACCCATGACAG GAAGTCAAAGTGCTCATCCTGCGGCGGTAACATGTCCGAGTGATACGGATCCGGTCCCTAAGATTCCATTGCCTGCTTTTGGCCTTGCTTCATACAAGTTTAAAGCCTCACTTTGGACCCCAAATGGAGGATCTGGAAGACAGTTAATGAGCTCGCTTTTGCAGTCTGCTGAAAACTGGCTAACGCTGCTTCAGGTCAATCACCcagatttcagtttcttctgCCAAAGGTGA